One Brevibacillus choshinensis genomic window carries:
- the trmL gene encoding tRNA (uridine(34)/cytosine(34)/5-carboxymethylaminomethyluridine(34)-2'-O)-methyltransferase TrmL: MPLHIVLHEPLIPANTGNIARSCAATGAHLHLIHPLGFSTDDRYLKRAGLDYWHAVNIHYHDSFEAFAASQGPDAGTFYFVETWGETLYSDVSFRDGDYIILGKETTGLPPELTDRYREQTIRIPMSGATRSVNLSNCAAIVLFEGLRQLGFPRLK, translated from the coding sequence ATGCCGTTGCACATTGTACTGCATGAGCCGCTCATTCCTGCCAACACGGGGAACATTGCCCGTTCCTGCGCAGCGACAGGGGCTCACCTGCATTTGATTCATCCGTTAGGTTTTTCGACAGACGATCGTTACTTAAAACGCGCGGGGCTGGATTACTGGCACGCGGTGAACATTCATTACCACGACAGCTTTGAAGCTTTTGCGGCGTCGCAGGGTCCCGATGCGGGGACATTCTATTTCGTGGAGACTTGGGGAGAGACGCTCTACTCTGATGTTTCCTTTCGGGATGGAGACTACATCATTCTGGGAAAAGAGACGACCGGCTTGCCGCCGGAGCTGACGGACCGGTATCGCGAGCAGACGATTCGGATTCCGATGAGCGGAGCTACGCGTTCCGTGAATTTGTCCAACTGCGCTGCTATTGTGTTGTTTGAAGGCCTGCGCCAGTTAGGTTTTCCCAGGCTCAAATAG
- a CDS encoding HAD family hydrolase encodes MTVSTILFDLDGTLLEMKTDPFVKDYLKEVGRHVGDQFDTQKMLTMIWEATKAMIVNQEPEKTNEQVFIEYFTTHSGWKREEVWPLFDSFYRDVFPTLSHLTYPSPWAKKIVEAAKQQGFRIAVATNPVFPRDAIYHRLAWIGMTADEFELVTVYEDMHSTKPNPSYFAEICEKLGVEPTECAMVGNHMQEDMVASKLGMKTFLVTNWLEDRGEPQYPVDQRGSLEELHQAISAGTGVFAR; translated from the coding sequence ATGACCGTAAGTACCATCTTGTTTGACCTCGACGGCACGCTTCTGGAAATGAAGACAGATCCTTTTGTCAAAGATTATTTGAAGGAAGTGGGCCGTCACGTCGGCGATCAGTTCGATACACAAAAGATGCTTACGATGATCTGGGAAGCGACAAAAGCCATGATCGTCAATCAGGAGCCAGAGAAAACGAACGAGCAGGTTTTCATTGAATACTTCACCACGCACAGCGGATGGAAGCGTGAAGAGGTCTGGCCGCTGTTTGATTCCTTTTACCGTGACGTGTTTCCTACGTTGTCCCATTTGACCTATCCATCTCCATGGGCAAAAAAAATCGTGGAGGCGGCGAAACAGCAAGGATTCCGGATCGCGGTAGCGACAAACCCTGTCTTCCCGCGAGATGCCATTTACCACCGTCTCGCCTGGATCGGGATGACCGCCGATGAGTTTGAACTGGTTACCGTTTACGAGGATATGCACTCCACCAAGCCAAATCCGAGCTATTTTGCGGAAATCTGTGAAAAACTCGGGGTGGAGCCAACCGAATGCGCCATGGTCGGCAATCATATGCAAGAGGATATGGTCGCATCCAAGCTGGGAATGAAGACGTTCCTCGTCACCAACTGGCTGGAGGATCGGGGAGAGCCCCAATATCCGGTGGATCAGCGGGGATCTCTGGAGGAATTGCATCAGGCGATCTCAGCAGGCACTGGCGTGTTTGCGCGCTAA